A window of Fusobacterium perfoetens genomic DNA:
ATTTGAAGAGAGTATTGAGCTTTATCAGCTTGAGCTCTAAGAGATCTTACTGCTGGTCCCTTTTTAGTATTTAATACTCTTATTTGGATAAAAGTTTTGTCTATATTTTTTGCTATTTCTCCACCAAGGGCATCTATCTCTCTAACTAAATGAGATTTAGCTGGTCCACCTAATGACGGATTACAAGACATATAACCTATTTTATCTAAACTTATTGTAAATATAGCTGTCTTTAGTCCCATTCTAGCTGTGGCTAATGCCGCCTCACAACCAGCGTGACCTGCACCAACTACTATTACATCAAATTCTAACATCTAGTTTTCCTCCCGATAATTATTAATCCTCTTTAAATTCTTTCTTTAATATATTACTCATTTGATTAGCTGTTTTGGCATCAGTAATAACTATCAGTATATCATCTTTCTCTATTACTGTTGTGGCTCTTGGATTTGCCAAAAATCTTCCATCTGATTTTTTAATACCAACAATATTTATATTATAATATTTTCTGATTTCTGCTTCTATAAAGTTTTTATCCCAAAATTCATATGGAGCTTTTATTTCAGCTAATAAAAAGTCTTGTGAAAATCTTAAGTGTTCTATCATATTAGGTTCCATTGCCATAAGAGCTGTTCTTTTTCCCATATACTCTTCTGGATAGATCACTTGATCTACACCTATTTTCTCTAAAAGTTTTCTATGTTTTGTATTTCCTGCTTTCACTATTATTTTTTTTGCTCCAAGTTCTCTTAAGTTAAGTGTAATAAGCATACTTGGTTCAACAGCTCCAATACATACAAATACAATATCAAAAGCTTGAATATCCAATCTTTTTAATTGTATCTCATCAGTGGCATCTAAAGAGAAAGCATTTTCCAAATGTTCACTATTTATAATCTCTTGAACTATATTTTCATCTGCATCTATTCCTACAACTTCTTCTCCAGCTTCATATAAAGTCTTGGCTACATTAGTTCCAAAACTACCCAGTCCTATTACTAAATATTGTTTCATTATATTTCTCCTTATATCCTATCCTACTATTATATTTTCCTTTGGGAAAGTTATTTTTTCTACTTTTTTAACTCCTCCGAAAGCAATTGCAAGAGTCATTGGACCTAATCTTCCTAAAAACATTGTGCATATTATTAAAATTTTTGATATCACACTTAGTTCTGGAGTTATTCCAACACTTAATCCAACTGTTCCAAAAGCTGAAACAACTTCAAATATAACCGCTTCTGAAGAAAAGTTTTCAACTGCCAACATTATCATAATTACAGTAGCTATATACATAATTGATATAATAAGTATGGCAATAGCTTTGTTCATTACTTCCCAATCTATTCTTCTATTAAATAGTGTTGTATGTTGTCTATTTTTTACTATAGAAATAACATAAACTATCAAAACACCAACTGTAGTTGTTTTGATACCTCCACCAGTTGACCCCGGTGATGCTCCTATAAACATCAAGATACAGAATAAAAATATTGATGATGATCTTAAATTTCCCATAGGCACAGTATTAAATCCTGCTGTTCTTGTTGTTACACTTTGGAAAAATGATGCCATAATTTTTTCAGGTAAGCTCATATCTCCAATAGTTCCATTATTTGTATACTCAAGCACAAAAAATAAAATCATTCCTGCAATAGTTAGGAAACAAGACATCATAATTGCAACTTTTGCTGTAAGATTTAATTTATATTTTTTAGTTCTAACTGATTTTATTATACTATCGATTACTCCAAATCCTATACCACCTAAAATTATTAGATAAGCTATAGTAAAATTTACTATAATAGAGTCTGAATATCCCTCTAGTCCTGTTGTAAATAAACTAAATCCTGCATTACAAAAAGCTGAAACACTGTGGAAAATTCCAAAATATACTGCTTTAAGAAATGGCATCTCTTTTAGAAATTTTATTGTTAAAAAAATCGAACCTATTCCTTCGATAGTTACAACAGTCAAAATAACTTTCTTTAAAAATTTAAGTATTCCACCTATGTCTTCTACGTTTCTTTCCTCTTTTAAAAGCTCTTTTTCCTCATAGGTGATTTTCTTTTTTATCAAAAGAAATATAAGAGAAGAGAAAGTCATTATTCCAAGTCCTCCAAGCTGAATAAATATCATCAAGAAAACTTGTCCAACTGTATTTAATTCCTTACTTATATCTATAACAGAAAGTCCTGTTACACACACTGCCGAAGTTATTGTAAACAGTGCTGTTAAAAAATCAAGCCCCTCTCCAGAGGTAGTGGAAATTGGCAACATCAATAAAAATGTCCCAATAAGTATAGCTCCCATAAATCCTAGTATTAGTTTTCTAGGAAGAGACAGCCCCCTAAAAAAACTCACTTTCTTCACTTTATTGCCTCCTACCTTCTCTTTCCTCTCAACCCATATTCTACTTTATTTTAATAAAAGTTTCAAGTTTAATTATAAAAAAACTACCTCCGAGGAGATAGTTTTTAATATGACTATTTTCTGATTTCTAATTTAGCGATTAAAGTTCTGTATCCTTCGATATCTTTAGATGCTAAGTAGTTTAATAATCTTTTTCTGTGTCCTACTTTTTTAAGTAATCCTAATCTTGAGTGGAAATCTTTTTTGTGAACTTTTAAGTGTTCAGTTAAGTGTTTGATTTCCTCAGTTAATATTGCGATTTGTACTTCTGTTGATCCAGTATCTTTTTCGTTTTTACCGAATTCTTTGATTAATTCTGCTTTAGTTCTCATTTGTTTAGCCTTCCTCCTAATTTTTATTATTTAACCCAAGAAATAGGTGGCTATTCCTATATCCTAGGATAAATTCCTACTAAGTATATCATAAAACTTCTATTTTGTAAAGCTTTTATTTATTTTCTTCTTCACTAAAATTTTTAAGCTCTTCAATAGTAGGATTTATATCCATTACTGCATCTAAAGGAATTTCTACTCCAGGATTTTTTTCCTCTTTTTTATCTCCTAAAGGTTTTAGTTTTTCTCCTCTCATTAGAGCTTCAAAATCTTCTCTCATTATTGTTTCTCTTTCACAAAGAGCCATTGCTAATGCATCAAGTTTATCTCTATTATCGATTAAAGCTTGTACAGTTTCTCTATAAGTTTCTTTTACAAGTTTTATAATCTCTTCATCAACTTCTTTACCAGTAGCATCACTATAGTATTTTTGTTGGAACATATCTCCTTCATTTGTTCCATCAAGAAGAATTGGACCAAATTTTTCATTCATTCCATATCTAGTAACAATTCCTTGTGCTATACTTGTAGCTACTTTTATATCTTGACTAGCTCCTGTTGTTAATTCTTTTGAAACTAACTCATCAGCAGCCCTTCCACCATAACACATTTTCATTCTGTTGATAAACCACTCTTTTGAATAATAATATCTATCTTCTTCAGGAAGTGACATTGTATATCCACCAGCAAATCCTCTTGGGATTATAGTTACTTTGTGAACTGGATCTGTATCATTCATATATAAGTAGTTTATAACAGCATGTCCAGCTTCGTGATAAGCTGTTTTTAATTTTTCTTTTTCACTTACTACTTTTGATTTTTTTTCTGGTCCCATCTCAATTTTTTCAGATGCTTCCTCTAAGTCAGCCATAGTAATCTCTTGTCTTCCATCTCTTGCAGCTAAGATTGCAGCCTCATTTAATAAGTTTGCTAAATCTGCTCCAACAAGTCCAACTGTTTTCTTTGCTATTGTATCAAAATCTACATCAGCAGCGAATTTTTTACCTCTAGCATGAACTTCTAATATTTGTCTTCTTCCTTTAATGTCTGGAGAATCAACAAAAACTTGTCTGTCAAATCTTCCTGGTCTTCTTAAAGCTCTATCTAAAACATCAGGTCTGTTTGTAGCAGCTAAAACTATGATAGTTTCTTCAGTACCAAATCCATCCATCTCAACAAGTAGTTGGTTTAGAGTTTGTTCTCTTTCATCGTTTCCTCCACCTTGTCCAGAACCTCTTTTTCTACCAACAGCATCTATTTCATCAATAAATACTATACAAGGAGCTGATTTTCTAGCTTTAGTAAATAGGTCTCTTACTCTTGATGCCCCTACTCCAACGAACATTTCTACGAACTCAGAACCAGACATACTAAAGAATGGAACTTTTGCTTCTCCAGCCACTGCTTTAGCAAGTAAAGTTTTACCTGTTCCAGGATTTCCTAAAAGTAAAACTCCTTTTGGAATTTTAGCTCCTACTTTTTTGAATTTTTCAGGCTCTCTTAAAAATTCAACAACTTCTTTTAACTCTTGTTTTGCTTCATCTATACCAGCAACATCTTTAAATGTTACATTAGATATCTCTTCACCATTTTCTTTAGCTTTAGATTTTCCCATATTGAATATTTGTGGTCCTCCGCCACCTTTATTCATTCTTCCAAGCATAAATACCCAAACACCTATTAAAAGTAACATTGGGAACCAAGATGCAAGTAAACTTAAAAGTAATGGCATCTCTTGTGGTGGTAATGATTCTACTTTTATATTGCTACTTTTTAAAACTGACAATAACTCTTTATCTTGTCCAAGTCTATCTGTTATAAGTCTTGTTTTAAATCCTTTTAAATCATCAACTTTTCCAAAATATCCGTAGATATATCCTTCTCTCTCTTCAACAAAATCTATTTTCTTATCTTTTATATTAGAGACAAACTCTGTATAAGATACTGTTGTTGTAGGAGTTTTTTCTTCTCCCTCCATCATTGATGGTAAAGATATAAGAAGTGTTACTATAAATATTAACATCACTAAACCTTTAAAGTTTAGTTTTCCTTTTTTAACATTTTTCATTTTTGAAGAAAGTT
This region includes:
- the ftsH gene encoding ATP-dependent zinc metalloprotease FtsH; its protein translation is MIRERKEYQQGEEEEEIKPQRPQHQEEIKEEKSEPQEKKEEPKEELKKEEEKKETPKEEIKEEKTQKDTVEERREELKSKLSSKMKNVKKGKLNFKGLVMLIFIVTLLISLPSMMEGEEKTPTTTVSYTEFVSNIKDKKIDFVEEREGYIYGYFGKVDDLKGFKTRLITDRLGQDKELLSVLKSSNIKVESLPPQEMPLLLSLLASWFPMLLLIGVWVFMLGRMNKGGGGPQIFNMGKSKAKENGEEISNVTFKDVAGIDEAKQELKEVVEFLREPEKFKKVGAKIPKGVLLLGNPGTGKTLLAKAVAGEAKVPFFSMSGSEFVEMFVGVGASRVRDLFTKARKSAPCIVFIDEIDAVGRKRGSGQGGGNDEREQTLNQLLVEMDGFGTEETIIVLAATNRPDVLDRALRRPGRFDRQVFVDSPDIKGRRQILEVHARGKKFAADVDFDTIAKKTVGLVGADLANLLNEAAILAARDGRQEITMADLEEASEKIEMGPEKKSKVVSEKEKLKTAYHEAGHAVINYLYMNDTDPVHKVTIIPRGFAGGYTMSLPEEDRYYYSKEWFINRMKMCYGGRAADELVSKELTTGASQDIKVATSIAQGIVTRYGMNEKFGPILLDGTNEGDMFQQKYYSDATGKEVDEEIIKLVKETYRETVQALIDNRDKLDALAMALCERETIMREDFEALMRGEKLKPLGDKKEEKNPGVEIPLDAVMDINPTIEELKNFSEEENK
- a CDS encoding TrkH family potassium uptake protein, with amino-acid sequence MKKVSFFRGLSLPRKLILGFMGAILIGTFLLMLPISTTSGEGLDFLTALFTITSAVCVTGLSVIDISKELNTVGQVFLMIFIQLGGLGIMTFSSLIFLLIKKKITYEEKELLKEERNVEDIGGILKFLKKVILTVVTIEGIGSIFLTIKFLKEMPFLKAVYFGIFHSVSAFCNAGFSLFTTGLEGYSDSIIVNFTIAYLIILGGIGFGVIDSIIKSVRTKKYKLNLTAKVAIMMSCFLTIAGMILFFVLEYTNNGTIGDMSLPEKIMASFFQSVTTRTAGFNTVPMGNLRSSSIFLFCILMFIGASPGSTGGGIKTTTVGVLIVYVISIVKNRQHTTLFNRRIDWEVMNKAIAILIISIMYIATVIMIMLAVENFSSEAVIFEVVSAFGTVGLSVGITPELSVISKILIICTMFLGRLGPMTLAIAFGGVKKVEKITFPKENIIVG
- the rpsO gene encoding 30S ribosomal protein S15 codes for the protein MRTKAELIKEFGKNEKDTGSTEVQIAILTEEIKHLTEHLKVHKKDFHSRLGLLKKVGHRKRLLNYLASKDIEGYRTLIAKLEIRK
- a CDS encoding potassium channel family protein, which translates into the protein MKQYLVIGLGSFGTNVAKTLYEAGEEVVGIDADENIVQEIINSEHLENAFSLDATDEIQLKRLDIQAFDIVFVCIGAVEPSMLITLNLRELGAKKIIVKAGNTKHRKLLEKIGVDQVIYPEEYMGKRTALMAMEPNMIEHLRFSQDFLLAEIKAPYEFWDKNFIEAEIRKYYNINIVGIKKSDGRFLANPRATTVIEKDDILIVITDAKTANQMSNILKKEFKED